TGTAATAATTCCGATATTTTGTAGGAGATATTTTGAATTTGTGTCTGAAAGCCTTAGCAAAATAATTTCCACATGAAAATCCTACCTTTTCAGAAATTTCCTCAATAGTCATATTTGAATTTAATAATAATGAAGTTGCATTTTTTAAACGAGTTTTTATGAGATACTGTCCGGGAGATATTCCTGTTTCAGCTTTAAATTTTCTTGTTAAATGAAATTTTGATAAACTTGTATAATTGGAAATATCCTCTATAGACAGAGGTTTTGCATAATTTTTTTTAATATATTTTTTTATATTTTCAGTAACTAATGAGTTTTTCTTTTTTTCCACTTTATTGTATCCGTTCAGAAGTTCAAAAATCAGGTTATATGTATATCGGGAACATTGGAAAATATCGTGAATTTCACGACTTGTAGCAGCATAAAATGTTTCCCAAAGTAAAGATACAAATTTAGAATCAGGAGTAAATTTTAAAATGTCCGAAGCTGCATTTTCAGTAATCTGTTTTCTAAAATCTTCGACTTCGATGGAAAATTCCACATAAAGAACTTCCCATGAAGAAGCATTTTCAGGGAGATAATAAACGTGTTTTCCCGGAATTTTTACAAAAAATGCTTCATTTTTACCTATTTTGTAAGTTTTTCCATCAATTTTTATTTCTCCATGTCCGTTTATAGTATATTGAAACAGGCAATATGTGCCGTCTTTAGAACGATTCATATTATCCCAGTAATATTGAGGATCAGTGATTTTGTGTCGTCCTATGGCATTTATTGTAGCAATGGGAAAAGGTTTTTTAAATTGAAATATATTAAGTACCCATTCTTTATCTTTTTTCAGCATTTTTTTACCCCTATATTATTTTTTTACTCTTTTCTTATTAAGAAATCAGGTTATTATATATTATACAATACATTGTTTATTAAAACAAATAAAAAATAAAATTTTCGGAGGTTACAGAAATGAAAAAATTTCTTATTTTAATAGTAACATTTTTATTTTTATTGAGCTGCGGTGCTGGAAAATCATCGGAAAGTTCAAAAGGAAATGTCGAAGAAGGGACAAAAGAATTGAGTTTTATGATTTGGGATAAAAATCAGGAGCCGGGAATGAGTGAAATAATAAAGGAATTTGAAAAGGAAAATCCTAATATCAAAGTAAAACTTCAAGTAATAGGCTGGGATGAATATTGGACAAAACTCGAAGCGGCAGCAACAGGAGGGGCTTTGCCTGATATATTTTGGATGCATTCGGAAAGATTCTATGATTATGCTGCAAATGGAATGCTTATGGAAGTGGATAAAGGGATAGATGAAGGATTTAAGCATTTTCCTCAAGATTTAGTGAAATTATATCAGTTTGACGGAAAACAGTATGCAGTACCTAAGGATTTTGACACAATAGGATTATTTTATAATAAGGCTTTATTTGACAAAGCAGGTGTGCCTTATCCTGATGAAACATGGGATTGGAATAAATATCTTGAAGCTGCTAAAAAACTGACAAAAGATGGAGTATATGGATTGGCCGCTCCTTTAAGTGCTCAAGAAGGTTTCTGGAATCTTATATACCAGAATGGCGGATATGTAGTGAAAGATAATAAATCAGGCTATAACGATCCTGCTACACAGGAAGCTATTCAATGGTGGGTAGATTTAAGTTTAAAAGAAAAAGTATCACCTACTCAGAAAGAATTTGATGAAGTAAGATTTAATCTGATGTTTACATCAGGAAAAGTGGCTATGGTTCAGTTAGGGTCATGGAACTTACCTGCTATAGAAGAAAATAAAGAGTTTGCTAAAAATGTAGGAGTGGCTTATCTACCTAAAGGAAAGAATCGGGCTACAATATATAACGGACTTGGGTATTCCGGATCAGCTAAAACAAAATATCCTGAAGAAGTGAAGAAATTTTTAACATTCCTTGCTTCAGAAAAAGCAAATGTAATACAGGCTCAGTATGTTTCGGCAATTCCTGCATATGAAGGAACACAGCAGGCATGGATAGATCATAATAAAGATATGGATTTGAAAGTATTTGTAGAACAGTTGAAATATGGAGTAATATATCCTGTAGCAAGTAACGGAGGAAAATGGAGAGATTTGGAGAATGAAATATTTGCACCGGTATTTGCAGGAAAAGTCGATGTTAAAACTGCGACTGATGAATATGCAAAAAGAATGAATGAAATGATAGAAGGGAAATAAAAGAAACGGGTAAAATGAAATGAGGCGGAAATTATGAATAACAGAAAATCAAACTATTTAAAAAACCAAAAAATGGGAAATATATATTGGGGTTATCTTATGATAGCCCCTACAATGATAGGTTTATTTATTCTTAATATTTTTCCCATATTTCAGACTTTATATTTGAGTCTTACAAAATCAGGAGCTTTTGGTAAGGTTACATTTATAGGATTAAAAAACTATATAGATATATTTCATGATAAACTTGTTATACAGTCGTTCCTGAATACATTTATTTATACTATATTAACAGTACCTGTAGGAGTATTTCTGTCTTTGAC
The Leptotrichia sp. OH3620_COT-345 genome window above contains:
- a CDS encoding AraC family transcriptional regulator — translated: MLKKDKEWVLNIFQFKKPFPIATINAIGRHKITDPQYYWDNMNRSKDGTYCLFQYTINGHGEIKIDGKTYKIGKNEAFFVKIPGKHVYYLPENASSWEVLYVEFSIEVEDFRKQITENAASDILKFTPDSKFVSLLWETFYAATSREIHDIFQCSRYTYNLIFELLNGYNKVEKKKNSLVTENIKKYIKKNYAKPLSIEDISNYTSLSKFHLTRKFKAETGISPGQYLIKTRLKNATSLLLNSNMTIEEISEKVGFSCGNYFAKAFRHKFKISPTKYRNYYKNFYKLNVLSNE
- a CDS encoding sugar ABC transporter substrate-binding protein, which produces MKKFLILIVTFLFLLSCGAGKSSESSKGNVEEGTKELSFMIWDKNQEPGMSEIIKEFEKENPNIKVKLQVIGWDEYWTKLEAAATGGALPDIFWMHSERFYDYAANGMLMEVDKGIDEGFKHFPQDLVKLYQFDGKQYAVPKDFDTIGLFYNKALFDKAGVPYPDETWDWNKYLEAAKKLTKDGVYGLAAPLSAQEGFWNLIYQNGGYVVKDNKSGYNDPATQEAIQWWVDLSLKEKVSPTQKEFDEVRFNLMFTSGKVAMVQLGSWNLPAIEENKEFAKNVGVAYLPKGKNRATIYNGLGYSGSAKTKYPEEVKKFLTFLASEKANVIQAQYVSAIPAYEGTQQAWIDHNKDMDLKVFVEQLKYGVIYPVASNGGKWRDLENEIFAPVFAGKVDVKTATDEYAKRMNEMIEGK